From the Bacillota bacterium genome, one window contains:
- a CDS encoding nucleoside recognition domain-containing protein yields MLNFIWLLMLVVGVAVAGAGGRIDLVTGAVTDATKQAVDLAIGFVGAMSLWLGLMKVAEKGGLIQSLGRALRPLARWLFPTLDPDGPAVGMVLMNMSANFLGLGNAATPFGLRAMEELQKLNPDKATASDAMCTFLAVNTSAITLVPVMLLALRAALGSTDPTAVVAPCFLATVVSAVVSVTADRLFRAASRRRGR; encoded by the coding sequence TTGCTCAACTTCATCTGGCTCTTGATGTTGGTGGTCGGGGTGGCCGTAGCCGGTGCCGGCGGGCGGATCGACCTGGTCACGGGGGCCGTCACCGATGCGACGAAGCAGGCCGTCGACTTGGCCATCGGCTTTGTCGGCGCCATGTCCCTGTGGCTGGGACTGATGAAGGTGGCGGAGAAGGGCGGACTGATTCAGAGCCTCGGCCGGGCCCTGCGCCCCTTGGCCCGCTGGCTCTTTCCGACCCTGGATCCGGACGGGCCGGCCGTCGGGATGGTTTTGATGAACATGAGCGCGAACTTCCTCGGCCTTGGCAACGCGGCCACGCCGTTTGGTCTAAGGGCGATGGAGGAACTCCAGAAGCTCAATCCGGACAAGGCCACGGCCAGTGACGCCATGTGCACCTTCCTGGCGGTCAACACCTCGGCCATCACCCTCGTGCCCGTGATGCTGCTGGCCCTGCGGGCGGCCCTCGGTTCCACCGATCCGACGGCCGTCGTCGCCCCTTGCTTCTTGGCCACGGTCGTCTCGGCCGTGGTCTCAGTGACGGCCGACCGCCTCTTCCGGGCGGCCAGCCGTCGAAGGGGGCGGTGA
- a CDS encoding pseudouridine synthase has translation MPLIRLQKVIAEAGVASRRKAEEMMVAGRVTVNGKVTQRLGTRVDPERDEVAVDGLVVGGQPKVVYMLNKPKGHLSTARDDQDRPTVLDLIPGAESRLYPVGRLDLDTEGLVLVTNDGPLAHGLTHPSKEVPKTYVALVRGHPGRTALKTLTAGVDLDDGRTSPAKVRLLGAHGGNALLELTIHEGKKREVRRMCEAVGHEVIELRRTRLGPLALGLLAPGQSRSLTPAELEALRRAAGLIAGEPTPVARMPASGQGNEGVRRRPPGSPPERGRRTRPNEGVPPGPGGYRAAGKIDRKGSGRPAKAGGLRPERTGKAGPVGQPGRTVQSSWAGQPGRTGKPSRTFGQPARSAATGEARPAGPRPVGARPAGRRPVGARPVGRRPAAKPSPAGPGSKGGTRAK, from the coding sequence GTGCCGCTGATCAGGTTGCAGAAGGTGATCGCCGAGGCCGGCGTGGCCTCGCGACGGAAGGCTGAAGAGATGATGGTGGCCGGCCGGGTCACCGTGAACGGTAAGGTCACCCAGCGACTCGGCACGCGCGTCGACCCGGAGCGCGACGAGGTCGCCGTGGACGGGTTGGTCGTCGGGGGCCAGCCAAAGGTGGTCTACATGCTCAACAAACCCAAGGGTCACCTGTCGACGGCCAGGGACGACCAGGACCGCCCGACGGTTCTCGACCTCATTCCCGGGGCCGAAAGCCGGCTCTACCCGGTCGGCCGGCTCGATCTGGACACCGAAGGGCTGGTCCTGGTGACCAACGACGGCCCACTGGCCCATGGCCTGACCCACCCGTCGAAGGAGGTTCCCAAGACCTACGTAGCGTTGGTCCGGGGTCATCCCGGGCGAACGGCCCTCAAGACCCTGACCGCCGGGGTCGACCTCGACGACGGCCGCACTTCGCCGGCCAAGGTCCGGCTGTTGGGGGCCCACGGGGGCAACGCCCTGCTTGAGTTGACCATCCACGAAGGCAAGAAACGAGAGGTCCGCCGGATGTGCGAAGCCGTCGGGCATGAAGTTATCGAGTTGAGGCGGACCCGGCTGGGACCGCTCGCCCTTGGGTTGCTTGCTCCCGGACAGTCGAGGTCGCTCACCCCGGCGGAGCTCGAGGCGCTGCGCAGAGCGGCGGGGCTGATCGCCGGCGAGCCGACCCCGGTCGCCCGGATGCCGGCCTCGGGCCAGGGAAATGAAGGCGTGCGTCGACGCCCGCCGGGGAGCCCGCCGGAACGGGGCCGGCGAACGCGACCGAACGAAGGGGTCCCGCCTGGCCCGGGCGGTTATCGGGCGGCGGGGAAGATCGACCGCAAAGGGAGTGGAAGACCGGCCAAGGCCGGGGGCTTACGACCAGAGCGGACGGGCAAGGCGGGCCCGGTCGGTCAGCCCGGCCGGACCGTCCAGTCCAGCTGGGCCGGTCAGCCCGGCCGGACCGGTAAGCCGAGCCGGACCTTCGGACAGCCGGCCAGGTCCGCGGCGACCGGCGAGGCGAGACCTGCCGGCCCGCGACCGGTCGGGGCGA
- a CDS encoding Ku protein produces AATEHKDLRFHYLHEPCKTPVQYRKFCPSCQREVDQEEIVWGYEYAKGQYVILREEDFSHIPVPSTKVVDIVEFIDLAEIDPIFYDKTYFLEPAEGGLKAYGLLRRTMQETGRVAVAKVAIRTKESLAAIRVYQDRVLAMETMFWPDEIRDWAELEGLATEAAPNDNEVKMAKTLVDTLAGPFEPGKYDNEYRRALLEMVHAKIEGREVFAVREPEAARAMDLMEALRASVKLAEEHRGGPGPPPGQGTGPH; encoded by the coding sequence CGCGGCCACCGAACACAAGGACCTGAGGTTCCACTACCTTCACGAGCCGTGCAAGACCCCGGTCCAGTACCGCAAGTTCTGCCCGAGCTGCCAGCGGGAGGTCGATCAGGAGGAGATCGTCTGGGGCTACGAGTATGCCAAGGGCCAGTATGTCATCCTCCGAGAGGAGGACTTCAGCCACATCCCCGTGCCTTCGACCAAGGTCGTCGATATCGTCGAGTTCATCGACCTGGCCGAGATCGACCCGATCTTCTACGACAAGACCTACTTCCTCGAACCGGCTGAGGGTGGCCTGAAAGCCTATGGCCTGCTGCGGCGGACGATGCAGGAGACGGGTCGGGTGGCGGTGGCCAAGGTGGCCATCCGGACCAAGGAATCCCTCGCTGCCATCCGGGTTTACCAGGACCGGGTGCTGGCCATGGAGACGATGTTCTGGCCGGACGAGATCCGCGACTGGGCCGAGCTCGAGGGGCTGGCGACCGAGGCGGCGCCGAACGACAACGAGGTTAAAATGGCCAAGACCCTGGTCGACACCCTGGCCGGTCCCTTCGAGCCCGGGAAGTACGACAACGAGTACCGCCGGGCCCTTCTGGAGATGGTCCACGCCAAGATCGAGGGGCGTGAGGTTTTCGCCGTCCGCGAGCCCGAGGCGGCCAGAGCGATGGACCTGATGGAGGCCTTGCGGGCGAGCGTCAAATTGGCCGAGGAGCATCGCGGCGGACCCGGACCTCCACCGGGGCAGGGGACGGGCCCGCACTGA
- a CDS encoding nucleoside recognition domain-containing protein → MAELISAGSKWVLPIFLVGIPLYGYLRRVDVYAAFVEGAQAGFWTAIKTIPFMIAILTALAVFRASGALDWLLRILAPLGQALHLPGEIIPLLILRPLSGSASLAYTADLMRAFGPDSLVGRLGSAVQGSTDTTFFVLTVYFGAVGVKNVRYAVAVGLMGDVAGFIGALVVTSLFYS, encoded by the coding sequence GTGGCTGAACTCATAAGCGCTGGATCCAAATGGGTCCTGCCGATCTTCCTCGTCGGCATTCCCCTCTACGGCTACCTGCGCCGGGTCGATGTCTACGCGGCCTTTGTCGAAGGAGCCCAGGCCGGCTTCTGGACGGCCATCAAGACGATCCCGTTCATGATCGCCATCCTCACCGCTCTGGCCGTCTTCCGGGCTTCCGGAGCCCTCGACTGGCTTCTGAGGATCCTCGCCCCTTTGGGTCAGGCCCTCCACCTGCCGGGGGAGATCATCCCGCTGTTGATCCTGCGACCCCTGTCCGGCTCGGCCTCGCTGGCTTACACGGCCGACCTGATGCGCGCCTTCGGTCCCGACTCGTTGGTCGGACGGCTCGGTTCGGCCGTCCAGGGGAGCACGGACACGACTTTTTTCGTCCTGACCGTCTACTTCGGCGCGGTCGGGGTCAAGAACGTGCGCTATGCGGTGGCCGTAGGGCTCATGGGCGACGTCGCCGGGTTCATTGGGGCTTTGGTCGTGACCAGTCTCTTCTACTCTTGA
- the ligD gene encoding non-homologous end-joining DNA ligase, which yields MPGGPESDLFSSAIRPMLAVSVGRPFDSPDHLFEVKWDGYRCLAFIEARASGGGPPPATAGDTGRVRLQSRNLLDMTAHYPDLAVLPRHLSGRRAIIDGEIIAWGEDGPDFGRLHRAQGPFCFVAFDLLYHDGVDLMPRPLWERREMLARVLSPGDRVVLSDAIAERGEALYQAIVQKDLEGMMAKARLSPYLPGKRSPYWIKVRNVKRLDCVICGYTRGRNFGHFGALILGVNTAFGLTYVGHAGTGFDGEEVKRLLGLMAPAGASPFAGRVPREIRKNAHWADPRLVCEIEYTEITADGRLRHPTYRGLRSDKQPSECTLEEAR from the coding sequence ATGCCGGGCGGCCCTGAATCCGACCTCTTCTCTTCGGCCATCCGGCCGATGCTGGCGGTGAGCGTGGGACGCCCCTTCGATTCGCCGGACCATCTCTTCGAAGTGAAGTGGGACGGTTATCGTTGCCTGGCCTTCATCGAGGCTCGGGCGAGCGGTGGCGGGCCGCCGCCGGCGACCGCCGGCGACACCGGGCGGGTCCGACTGCAGAGCCGCAACCTCCTGGACATGACCGCCCACTACCCCGACCTGGCCGTGCTACCCAGGCACCTATCGGGCCGGCGGGCGATCATCGACGGGGAGATCATCGCCTGGGGCGAGGACGGCCCGGACTTCGGACGGCTGCACCGGGCCCAGGGGCCGTTCTGCTTCGTCGCCTTCGATCTCCTTTACCACGACGGCGTCGACCTGATGCCGAGGCCACTCTGGGAGAGGCGGGAGATGCTCGCCCGGGTCCTGAGTCCGGGCGACCGGGTGGTTCTCTCCGACGCGATCGCCGAGCGCGGGGAGGCCCTTTACCAGGCCATCGTCCAGAAGGACTTGGAAGGGATGATGGCCAAGGCCCGCCTGAGCCCGTATCTGCCGGGCAAGCGCAGCCCATACTGGATCAAGGTCCGGAACGTCAAACGGCTGGATTGCGTCATCTGCGGCTACACCCGGGGCCGCAACTTCGGGCATTTCGGCGCCCTGATCCTCGGGGTGAACACGGCCTTCGGCCTCACCTACGTGGGGCATGCCGGAACCGGGTTCGACGGCGAGGAAGTCAAGCGGCTCCTCGGCCTGATGGCGCCGGCCGGGGCCTCGCCGTTCGCCGGGCGGGTGCCCCGGGAGATCCGGAAGAACGCGCACTGGGCTGATCCTCGCCTGGTCTGCGAGATCGAGTATACCGAAATCACCGCCGATGGTCGCCTTCGCCACCCGACCTACCGTGGGCTCCGATCAGACAAGCAACCTTCGGAGTGCACCCTCGAGGAGGCCCGCTAG
- the ligD gene encoding non-homologous end-joining DNA ligase, translated as MAQEQVVTISGRKMVLTNPQKVLWPVASYTKGDMIEYYVKVAPLMLPHLRDRPLVLTRYPDGVDDEWFYQKDCPDYAPPWIETFDFYAKSADRSIAFILARDPADLAWLANQAAVEIHPWLSRCDEPERPDFAVFDLDPSPPATFEAVVRVAYIIKDILDRLGMRAYPKTSGATGLHLYLPVVRRYGYPDLARFVAAVADLIQADHPGLTTRERTVAKRRGVYIDHLQNVLGKTIAAPYSLRPTPEATVSTPVRWDELPHLDPRDFNIRTVYERFDRVGDLFAPVLMDQQTLGGLVEGTGH; from the coding sequence GTGGCCCAAGAACAGGTGGTGACCATCTCCGGACGGAAGATGGTCCTGACCAATCCCCAGAAGGTCCTCTGGCCGGTTGCCTCGTACACCAAGGGGGACATGATCGAGTATTACGTCAAGGTCGCCCCTTTGATGTTGCCACACCTGCGCGATCGGCCCCTGGTCTTGACCCGCTACCCTGATGGCGTCGACGATGAGTGGTTCTATCAGAAGGATTGCCCCGACTACGCGCCTCCGTGGATCGAGACGTTCGACTTCTACGCCAAATCGGCCGACCGCTCCATCGCCTTCATCCTCGCCCGCGACCCGGCCGACCTGGCCTGGCTGGCCAATCAGGCAGCGGTGGAGATCCATCCCTGGCTCTCCCGGTGCGACGAGCCCGAGCGACCGGACTTCGCCGTCTTCGACCTCGACCCGTCTCCGCCGGCCACCTTCGAGGCTGTGGTCAGAGTGGCCTACATCATCAAGGACATCCTCGACCGCCTGGGGATGAGGGCCTACCCGAAGACCTCCGGGGCCACCGGGCTTCACCTCTACCTGCCGGTCGTCCGCCGTTACGGCTACCCCGACCTGGCCCGGTTCGTGGCCGCGGTGGCCGATTTGATTCAGGCCGACCACCCCGGCCTGACCACCCGGGAGAGGACCGTCGCCAAGCGTCGGGGGGTCTACATCGATCACCTCCAGAACGTCCTCGGGAAGACCATCGCCGCCCCCTACAGCCTTCGACCGACCCCGGAGGCCACCGTCTCGACCCCGGTTCGGTGGGATGAATTGCCCCACCTCGACCCGAGGGACTTCAACATCCGCACGGTCTACGAACGCTTTGACCGAGTCGGCGACCTGTTCGCCCCGGTCCTCATGGACCAACAGACTCTGGGGGGCCTGGTCGAAGGGACCGGCCACTGA
- a CDS encoding RidA family protein produces MGAEETLREMGLALPEVVKPLASYVPWVRTGNLVFVSGQICLAGGELKFKGKVGRELTLEQGAEAARLCCLNCLAAVKDAIGSLDRVKRVVKVVGFVNSAPGFNAQPKVVNGASDLLMKVFGEAGKHSRSAVGCSDLPLDTATEVEMIVETAE; encoded by the coding sequence GTGGGCGCTGAAGAAACGTTGAGGGAAATGGGACTGGCTCTGCCGGAAGTGGTCAAGCCATTGGCCTCCTATGTGCCGTGGGTGAGGACCGGGAATCTAGTCTTTGTCTCCGGCCAGATTTGTCTGGCCGGCGGAGAGTTGAAGTTCAAGGGGAAGGTCGGCCGGGAGTTGACCCTCGAGCAGGGGGCGGAGGCGGCCAGACTGTGTTGCCTGAACTGCCTGGCGGCGGTCAAAGACGCCATCGGGAGCCTTGACCGAGTCAAGCGAGTGGTCAAGGTCGTCGGGTTCGTCAACAGCGCCCCGGGTTTCAACGCCCAACCAAAGGTGGTCAACGGGGCCTCCGACCTGTTGATGAAGGTCTTTGGGGAAGCCGGAAAGCACTCCCGGTCGGCCGTGGGTTGCAGCGACCTGCCCTTGGACACGGCGACCGAGGTCGAGATGATCGTTGAGACCGCCGAATGA